Proteins encoded in a region of the Tribolium castaneum strain GA2 chromosome 7, icTriCast1.1, whole genome shotgun sequence genome:
- the LOC103314540 gene encoding uncharacterized protein LOC103314540, with the protein MKQKLQKCLCFSKDFTLAVRLIAFVGIAVSVLLITVLLNDLTAKKFHISRNVALALGLDWRHIDYRANTSPQSDPEGKIIFALIISYTLLFFATNVLLFLGAIWEKFLFAIPWLICELLGCISKFSALIFHLIVEKDNLSHLFLIGSTIYILVMIWWWFVVFTAQKTWQRTRHPEPEVTFSMNETEFNSILLNSPEPYRANSLYTTM; encoded by the exons ATGAAGCAAAAGTTGCAGAAATGCTTGTGTTTTTCCAAGGATTTCACGCTGGCTGTCAGACTTATTGCTTTCGTCGGAATT GCCGTTTCCGTGTTGTTGATAACTGTTTTGCTGAACGATTTGACGGCAAAAAAATTCCATATCAGTAGAAATGTTGCCCTAGCTTTAGGGCTGGACTGGAGACATATTGATTATAGAGCTAATACTTCCCCACAATCTGATCCAGAAg gtaaaattATCTTCGCTCTTATTATTTCCTacacacttttattttttgcaaccAACGTATTATTGTTTTTGGGCGCAATCTGG gaAAAATTCTTGTTTGCGATCCCTTGGCTAATTTGCGAACTTCTTGGTTGCATCTCGAAATTTTCTGCTTTAATTTTCCACTTAATTGTGGAAAAGGATAATTTGAGTCACCTCTTTCTTATCGGTTCCACCATTTACATTC TGGTGATGATTTGGTGGTGGTTTGTGGTTTTTACCGCTCAAAAAACCTGGCAAAGGACGAGACATCCAGAGCCCGAAGTCACATTTTCGATGAACGAAACcgaatttaattcaattttgttaaattctcCTGAACCGTACCGTGCTAATAGCTTATACACCACtatgtaa